The following are from one region of the Rhizobium sullae genome:
- a CDS encoding RsmB/NOP family class I SAM-dependent RNA methyltransferase, with translation MVLNSDGRNKPFHKKKPPAERPAAKPGLQARAAAAKILAAVIDRKLPLDGALDHEHGNPAYKALGEGDRALVRAILNTALRYLPRIDGAIASLLDSPLPEGARALHHVLVVGAAQILYLDVPDHSAVDLAVEQANQDPRNRRFAKLVNAILRRLSREKEQVLEDAAKISPMPAWFIERLKQAYGKEAAAAIAQSQLEPAAIDLTVKSDAAGWAARLNGKVLPTGGVRLAAFDGAIPSLEGFDQGEWWVQDAAASIPAKLFGDLSGKRVADLCAAPGGKTAQLILAGGNVTAIDQSESRLKRLRANLERLALDAETLATDLLKFEPAEPFDAILLDAPCSSTGTTRRHPDVLWTKGPEDIARLAGLQERLLRHALTLLRPGGTLVFSNCSLDPVEGEDVVSRILVDTPTIERVRIDAARWPGLEMAITPLGEFRTTPAMLRMHETVASGLDGFYAAVLRRVA, from the coding sequence CTGGTCTTGAATTCAGACGGCAGAAATAAGCCATTCCATAAGAAGAAGCCACCTGCAGAGCGTCCGGCCGCAAAGCCGGGTCTGCAGGCGCGAGCGGCCGCAGCGAAGATTCTCGCTGCCGTCATCGACCGCAAACTGCCGTTAGATGGTGCGTTGGATCATGAACACGGAAACCCGGCATATAAGGCTCTTGGGGAAGGAGACCGTGCGCTGGTTCGGGCCATCCTGAACACCGCGCTGCGTTACCTGCCCCGCATCGACGGGGCGATTGCCTCTTTACTGGATTCACCGTTGCCGGAAGGCGCGCGTGCACTTCATCATGTGCTTGTGGTTGGAGCAGCGCAGATCCTCTATCTCGACGTTCCCGATCATTCGGCTGTCGATCTTGCCGTCGAGCAGGCAAATCAGGATCCCCGCAATCGCCGCTTTGCAAAGCTGGTGAATGCGATCCTACGACGTCTTAGCCGTGAGAAGGAACAGGTACTCGAAGATGCCGCGAAGATTTCGCCGATGCCGGCATGGTTTATCGAACGGCTTAAACAGGCCTATGGGAAAGAGGCCGCCGCGGCGATCGCCCAATCCCAGCTCGAGCCGGCTGCAATTGATCTTACCGTGAAATCCGATGCAGCCGGCTGGGCGGCTAGGCTGAATGGGAAAGTCCTGCCGACAGGCGGCGTGCGTCTTGCGGCCTTTGACGGCGCGATTCCCTCCCTTGAAGGTTTCGATCAGGGCGAATGGTGGGTGCAGGACGCCGCGGCAAGCATTCCGGCCAAGCTCTTTGGCGACCTGTCCGGCAAACGTGTCGCCGATCTCTGCGCCGCACCTGGCGGCAAGACGGCACAGCTCATTCTCGCCGGAGGTAACGTCACTGCGATCGATCAATCCGAAAGCCGTCTGAAGCGCCTGCGCGCGAATCTCGAGCGCCTTGCCCTCGATGCGGAAACGCTTGCGACAGACCTTCTGAAGTTTGAGCCGGCAGAGCCGTTTGACGCTATCCTGCTCGATGCGCCCTGCTCCTCGACGGGTACGACGCGCCGTCATCCGGATGTTCTCTGGACGAAGGGTCCGGAGGACATTGCAAGGCTCGCCGGCCTGCAGGAACGGCTGCTTCGCCATGCGCTGACGCTCCTGAGGCCTGGCGGCACGCTTGTTTTTTCAAATTGCTCGCTGGATCCCGTCGAGGGAGAGGACGTTGTCAGCCGCATTTTGGTGGACACGCCGACCATCGAGCGCGTCCGGATCGACGCTGCTCGATGGCCCGGATTGGAAATGGCGATCACTCCGCTTGGCGAATTCCGGACGACCCCTGCCATGCTGCGCATGCACGAAACGGTCGCTTCGGGGCTTGACGGTTTTTACGCCGCAGTGTTGCGGCGTGTTGCTTGA
- the htpX gene encoding zinc metalloprotease HtpX: MNLVRTAMLLAFMTALFMFVGFLIGGRGGMMIAFLIAAGMNFFSYWNSDRMVLSAYRAQQVDERNAPEFFRIVRDLARNAGLPMPKVYLYDSPQPNAFATGRNPENAAVAASTGLLSALSPEEVAGVMAHELAHIQNRDTLTMTITATLAGAISMLGNFAFFFGGSRENNSNPFGFVGVLLAMIVAPLAAMLVQMAISRTREYSADRRGAEICGDPLWLASALGKIARGAAHIPNYDAERNPATAHMFIINPLSGERMDNLFSTHPNTENRIAALQEMAGSGMNGSTATVRTANPSRKSRSVPNTGIGRGGSQPPKGPWS; this comes from the coding sequence ATGAACCTCGTTCGCACTGCCATGTTGCTTGCCTTCATGACGGCCTTGTTCATGTTTGTCGGATTCCTGATCGGCGGTCGCGGCGGGATGATGATTGCCTTCCTGATTGCTGCAGGCATGAATTTCTTTTCCTACTGGAATTCGGACCGCATGGTGCTCTCGGCTTACCGGGCGCAGCAGGTCGATGAGCGAAACGCGCCGGAATTCTTCCGCATCGTACGCGATCTTGCACGAAATGCCGGCTTGCCCATGCCGAAGGTCTATCTTTACGACAGTCCGCAGCCAAATGCCTTTGCTACCGGCCGCAATCCGGAGAATGCTGCCGTCGCGGCCTCGACGGGGCTGCTCAGCGCGCTCTCGCCGGAAGAGGTGGCGGGTGTGATGGCGCATGAACTGGCGCATATCCAGAACCGCGACACACTAACGATGACGATCACGGCGACGCTCGCTGGCGCGATCTCCATGCTTGGCAACTTCGCCTTCTTCTTTGGCGGCAGCCGCGAGAATAACAGTAATCCGTTCGGCTTCGTGGGCGTGCTTCTGGCGATGATTGTAGCGCCGCTTGCCGCTATGCTGGTGCAGATGGCAATCAGCCGGACGCGTGAATATTCCGCTGACCGGCGCGGCGCCGAAATCTGCGGCGACCCGCTCTGGCTTGCGTCCGCGCTCGGCAAGATTGCCCGGGGTGCCGCGCATATCCCGAATTATGATGCCGAGCGCAATCCCGCGACGGCGCATATGTTCATCATCAATCCTCTCTCCGGGGAACGGATGGATAATCTGTTTTCGACGCATCCAAATACGGAAAACCGTATTGCGGCACTTCAGGAAATGGCAGGGAGCGGTATGAATGGCTCGACGGCAACGGTTCGTACTGCTAATCCGTCGCGCAAGTCGCGCTCGGTTCCGAATACGGGTATTGGCCGCGGTGGTTCTCAACCGCCAAAAGGTCCCTGGTCTTGA
- a CDS encoding DUF1674 domain-containing protein, with protein MQPADNDNIDNTVVEGAEPPRKVLSPAAKRALAEAEERRRIQKPLKLPPEIGGRGGAEPARFGDYEINGRAIDF; from the coding sequence TTGCAGCCAGCGGACAACGATAATATAGACAACACTGTGGTAGAAGGGGCAGAACCGCCTCGCAAGGTTCTGTCACCCGCCGCAAAACGCGCGCTTGCCGAAGCCGAGGAACGCCGCAGGATCCAGAAACCTCTGAAGCTGCCGCCGGAGATCGGCGGACGAGGAGGAGCCGAGCCCGCAAGGTTCGGCGACTATGAAATCAACGGCCGCGCCATCGATTTTTAA
- the acs gene encoding acetate--CoA ligase: protein MSEKIYPVTKPVKSHALIDKAKYEKWYEESIENPDKFWGKHGKRIDWFKPYKKVKNTSFTGKVSIKWFEDGQTNVSYNCIDRHLKTHGNQVAIIFEGDNPYIDKKITYNELYEHVCRMANVLKKHGVKKGDRVTIYMPMIPEAAFAMLACARIGAVHSVVFGGFSPEALAGRIVDCESTFVITCDEGVRGGKPVPLKDNADTAIHIAARQHVTVSKVLVVRRTGGKTGWAHGRDLWYHQEAATVKAECPPVKMKAEDPLFILYTSGSTGKPKGVLHTTAGYLVYASMTHEYVFDYHHGDIYWCTADVGWVTGHSYIVYGPLANCATTLMFEGVPNFPDQGRFWEIIDKHKVNIFYTAPTALRSLMGAGDHFVTRSSRSSLRLLGTVGEPINPEAWEWYHHVVGDGRCPIVDTWWQTETGGILITPLPGAIDLKPGSATVPFFGVKPQLVDNEGKVLEGTADGNLCITDSWPGQMRTVYGDHERFIQTYFSTYKGKYFTGDGCRRDEDGYYWITGRVDDVLNVSGHRLGTAEVESALVSHNLVSEAAVVGYPHSIKGQGIYCYVTLMAGHEGSDELRQQLVKHVRAEIGPIASPDKIQFAPGLPKTRSGKIMRRILRKIAEDDFGSLGDTSTLADPAVVEDLIANRQNKVTA from the coding sequence ATGTCGGAAAAGATCTATCCGGTTACGAAACCGGTGAAGAGCCATGCCCTAATCGATAAGGCCAAGTACGAGAAATGGTACGAGGAGAGCATCGAGAACCCGGATAAGTTCTGGGGCAAGCACGGCAAGCGGATTGACTGGTTCAAGCCTTATAAGAAGGTCAAGAATACGTCCTTTACCGGCAAGGTGTCGATCAAGTGGTTCGAAGACGGCCAGACGAACGTTTCCTATAACTGTATCGACCGCCACCTGAAAACGCACGGAAACCAGGTTGCCATCATCTTCGAAGGCGACAACCCTTATATCGACAAGAAGATCACCTACAACGAACTCTACGAGCATGTCTGCCGCATGGCGAACGTGTTGAAGAAGCACGGCGTCAAGAAGGGTGACCGCGTCACCATCTATATGCCGATGATACCCGAAGCGGCCTTTGCCATGCTCGCCTGCGCCCGCATCGGTGCCGTGCATTCTGTCGTCTTCGGCGGGTTCTCGCCGGAAGCGCTTGCTGGACGTATCGTCGACTGCGAATCGACATTCGTCATCACCTGCGACGAGGGCGTGCGCGGCGGCAAGCCGGTGCCGTTGAAGGACAATGCCGATACCGCGATCCACATCGCGGCCCGCCAGCATGTGACGGTCAGCAAGGTCCTCGTCGTGCGCCGGACCGGCGGCAAGACCGGCTGGGCTCACGGCCGCGATCTCTGGTACCATCAGGAAGCGGCAACGGTGAAGGCCGAGTGCCCGCCTGTGAAGATGAAGGCGGAGGATCCACTTTTCATCCTCTATACCTCGGGTTCAACCGGCAAGCCTAAAGGTGTATTACACACGACGGCCGGATATCTCGTTTACGCGTCGATGACGCATGAATACGTCTTCGACTACCACCATGGCGATATCTATTGGTGCACGGCTGATGTCGGCTGGGTGACCGGCCATTCCTACATTGTCTACGGTCCGCTGGCGAATTGCGCGACGACCCTGATGTTCGAAGGTGTACCGAACTTTCCGGACCAGGGCCGCTTCTGGGAGATCATCGACAAGCACAAGGTCAACATCTTCTACACTGCTCCGACAGCGCTCCGTTCGTTGATGGGTGCCGGCGACCATTTCGTGACCCGCTCCTCCCGCTCGTCCTTGCGCCTGCTCGGGACGGTCGGCGAGCCGATCAACCCGGAAGCCTGGGAGTGGTACCATCATGTCGTCGGCGATGGCCGTTGCCCGATCGTCGATACCTGGTGGCAGACCGAGACCGGCGGCATCCTGATTACGCCGCTGCCTGGTGCGATCGACCTGAAGCCGGGTTCAGCGACCGTACCGTTCTTCGGCGTGAAGCCGCAACTGGTCGACAATGAAGGCAAGGTGCTGGAAGGCACTGCTGATGGCAATCTCTGCATTACCGACAGTTGGCCTGGCCAGATGCGCACGGTCTATGGCGACCATGAGCGGTTCATCCAGACATATTTCTCCACGTATAAGGGCAAGTATTTCACCGGGGACGGCTGCCGCCGCGATGAGGACGGTTATTACTGGATCACCGGCCGCGTCGACGACGTGCTGAATGTTTCCGGTCACCGCCTCGGTACCGCCGAGGTAGAATCCGCGCTCGTTTCGCACAATCTGGTTTCGGAAGCCGCCGTCGTTGGCTACCCACATTCAATCAAGGGACAGGGCATCTATTGCTACGTCACGCTGATGGCCGGCCACGAAGGATCCGATGAGTTGCGCCAGCAGTTGGTGAAGCATGTTCGCGCGGAAATCGGCCCGATCGCATCTCCGGATAAGATCCAGTTTGCGCCTGGACTGCCGAAGACCCGTTCCGGAAAGATCATGCGCCGTATCTTGCGCAAGATTGCCGAAGACGATTTCGGCTCGCTTGGGGATACGTCCACGCTTGCCGATCCGGCAGTAGTCGAGGACCTCATCGCCAACAGGCAGAACAAGGTAACCGCCTGA
- a CDS encoding DUF1013 domain-containing protein, translated as MAQQLLMPKATAIWLVDNTALSFDQIAQFCKLHPLEVKAIADGEAAQGIKGLDPISTGQLSRDEIARAEANPNHKLKLSEPKVRVPESKRRGPRYTPVSKRQDRPNAILWLVRNHPELKDAQISRLVGTTKSTIEQIRERTHWNSANLAPMDPVTLGLCSQIDLDMEVEKASKGRPLPTAAELGATLQPAQETERMSPSFEREEEREIDADAVFAKLKSLKSSSKDEDEDDRF; from the coding sequence ATGGCTCAACAACTGCTCATGCCGAAGGCGACCGCCATCTGGCTCGTCGACAATACGGCCCTGTCTTTCGATCAGATCGCCCAGTTCTGCAAGCTGCATCCGCTCGAGGTGAAAGCAATTGCCGACGGCGAGGCAGCGCAGGGCATCAAGGGCCTGGATCCGATCTCAACGGGACAGCTTTCGCGCGACGAAATCGCCCGCGCCGAAGCAAACCCGAACCACAAACTGAAGCTCTCGGAGCCGAAGGTTCGCGTTCCCGAATCCAAGCGACGCGGCCCGCGTTACACACCTGTTTCCAAGCGTCAGGACCGCCCGAACGCCATCCTCTGGCTTGTTCGCAATCATCCGGAGCTGAAAGACGCGCAGATTTCGCGCCTCGTCGGCACGACCAAATCGACGATCGAACAGATCCGCGAACGCACCCATTGGAACTCGGCCAACCTGGCGCCGATGGATCCGGTCACGCTCGGCCTCTGCAGCCAGATCGATCTCGATATGGAAGTGGAAAAGGCATCCAAGGGTCGACCGCTGCCGACCGCTGCCGAACTCGGCGCCACGCTGCAGCCCGCCCAGGAAACCGAGCGCATGAGCCCGAGTTTCGAGCGCGAGGAAGAACGCGAAATCGATGCCGATGCCGTCTTCGCCAAGCTCAAGTCGTTGAAGTCTTCCTCCAAGGATGAAGACGAAGACGATCGTTTCTGA
- a CDS encoding flagellin N-terminal helical domain-containing protein has translation MSSILTNTAAMAALQTLRGVNQSLKETQDHVSSGLRVGKAADNAAYWSIATTMRSDNKALSAVSDALGLGAAKVDTAYAAMDSAIDIVSEIKAKLVAASEAGVDKAKIQEEIDQLQEQLLSIAQSASFSGENWVAGEGTKSVVSTFVRDGSNAVSVKQTEYILDDSSVGNVLFGMSGGLIETSTGIIGTSNGTIGSVYKMDITNFTTSDVGLALTAVESALKAMTSAGAQLGSISTRIQLQEDFVSALSDSIDSGIGRLIDADMEEESSKLTALQTQQQLAIQSLSIANSASQNILSLFRS, from the coding sequence ATGTCAAGCATCCTAACGAACACTGCCGCAATGGCGGCACTGCAAACCCTTCGCGGCGTCAACCAGAGCCTCAAGGAAACCCAGGACCACGTTTCGTCCGGCCTGCGTGTCGGCAAGGCGGCTGATAATGCCGCTTACTGGTCGATCGCAACGACCATGCGTTCCGACAACAAGGCGCTCTCGGCCGTTTCTGACGCCCTCGGCCTCGGTGCTGCAAAGGTCGACACTGCCTATGCCGCGATGGACAGCGCCATCGACATTGTTTCTGAAATCAAGGCCAAGCTGGTTGCCGCCAGTGAAGCGGGCGTCGACAAGGCCAAGATTCAGGAAGAAATCGACCAGCTTCAGGAACAACTCCTGAGTATTGCTCAGTCTGCCTCCTTCTCCGGCGAGAACTGGGTTGCTGGCGAGGGTACGAAGAGCGTCGTTTCGACCTTTGTTCGTGACGGCTCGAACGCTGTATCCGTCAAACAGACTGAATATATCCTCGATGACAGCTCCGTCGGAAACGTCCTGTTCGGCATGAGCGGCGGTTTGATCGAGACCTCCACGGGCATTATCGGCACCTCGAACGGTACGATCGGTTCTGTCTATAAGATGGACATCACCAATTTCACGACTTCTGACGTCGGCCTTGCGCTGACGGCTGTCGAATCCGCTCTGAAGGCGATGACCAGCGCCGGTGCACAGCTGGGCTCCATCTCCACTCGCATCCAACTGCAGGAAGATTTCGTCTCGGCTCTAAGCGACTCGATTGACTCGGGCATCGGTCGTCTCATCGATGCGGATATGGAAGAAGAATCTTCCAAGTTGACTGCTCTTCAGACGCAGCAGCAGCTGGCCATTCAGTCCCTGTCGATTGCGAACTCGGCATCGCAGAACATCCTGTCGCTCTTCCGCAGCTAA
- a CDS encoding propionyl-CoA synthetase gives MQSSYHQVYASWRSDPEAFWREASKAIDWFTEPQQIFSPSEGVYGRWFADGETNTCYNCLDRHVSAGRATETAVIFDSAMSGAKARFTYAEVLAEVQAIAATLQAFGVGKGDRVIIYMPMVPEAIFSMLACARIGAVHSVVFGGFAANELAARIDDSGAKLVVTASCGLEPGRVVAYKPLVDQAIAAAKSKPAHCLILQRPQLTAELMPGRDHDFQETVALHRGKNIPCVTVKATDPLYILYTSGTTGQPKGVVRDNGGHMVALHWSMANIYGMKPGEVFWTASDIGWVVGHSYIVYAPLLAGVTTVIFEGKPVGTPDAGAFWRVVCEYDVRVLFTAPTAFRAIRREDADGEFVRRYSKPHFRALFLAGERADPETLKWAEKMLGVPVIDHWWQTESGWPIAANPLGLDKLPVKHGSPSVPMPGYDIQVLDDGGHQVPPGTLGNIVAKLPLPPGCLPTLWNADERFRSTYLEEFPEYYKTADAGYVDDDGYLFIMSRTDDIINCAGHRLSTGAMEEVCARHPDVAECAVVGIADPVKGQVPCGFLVLKKNVTREKATIEAEVVKLIRDQIGPVAAFKTAIAVERLPKTRSGKILRGTMQKIADGEPWKMPATIDDPAILHEIADALRSKGFGSLPM, from the coding sequence ATGCAGAGCAGCTATCATCAGGTTTATGCGAGCTGGAGGAGCGATCCGGAAGCATTCTGGCGCGAAGCTTCAAAAGCAATCGACTGGTTCACGGAACCGCAGCAGATCTTCTCGCCATCAGAGGGCGTTTATGGCCGCTGGTTCGCCGACGGTGAGACCAACACCTGTTACAATTGCCTGGACCGTCATGTATCGGCAGGCCGCGCCACCGAAACAGCGGTTATCTTCGACAGCGCCATGAGCGGCGCAAAGGCGCGTTTCACATATGCCGAAGTGCTCGCCGAAGTGCAGGCGATCGCGGCGACCCTTCAAGCATTCGGCGTCGGCAAAGGTGATCGTGTCATCATCTACATGCCGATGGTGCCGGAAGCCATTTTCTCCATGCTTGCCTGCGCTCGCATCGGTGCCGTCCATTCCGTCGTTTTTGGAGGGTTTGCAGCCAACGAACTTGCAGCCCGCATCGATGATTCCGGTGCAAAGCTTGTGGTCACTGCCAGTTGCGGATTGGAGCCCGGCCGTGTCGTTGCTTATAAGCCGCTTGTTGATCAGGCCATCGCTGCTGCGAAATCAAAGCCGGCCCATTGCCTTATTCTACAAAGGCCGCAACTGACGGCCGAACTTATGCCGGGCCGGGATCATGATTTCCAAGAAACCGTAGCGCTTCACCGCGGCAAGAACATTCCCTGTGTCACCGTCAAAGCAACCGACCCGCTTTATATCCTCTATACATCCGGAACCACCGGTCAGCCGAAGGGTGTCGTCCGTGACAATGGCGGGCATATGGTTGCGCTGCACTGGTCAATGGCAAATATCTACGGAATGAAACCCGGCGAAGTTTTCTGGACCGCGTCCGATATCGGCTGGGTCGTCGGTCATTCCTATATCGTCTATGCGCCCCTGCTTGCGGGCGTGACCACTGTGATCTTCGAAGGCAAACCCGTCGGCACGCCGGATGCCGGTGCTTTCTGGCGCGTGGTTTGCGAATACGATGTGCGCGTTCTCTTCACCGCGCCAACCGCCTTTCGTGCAATTCGCCGGGAAGATGCCGACGGTGAGTTTGTGCGTCGCTATTCGAAACCGCATTTTCGAGCACTCTTTCTTGCGGGCGAGCGGGCCGATCCCGAAACTCTCAAATGGGCGGAGAAGATGCTTGGTGTGCCTGTCATTGATCATTGGTGGCAGACGGAAAGCGGGTGGCCGATTGCCGCCAATCCACTTGGGCTTGATAAGCTGCCGGTAAAGCACGGCTCGCCATCGGTGCCGATGCCCGGCTATGATATCCAAGTGCTTGATGATGGCGGACATCAGGTCCCGCCCGGCACGCTCGGCAACATCGTCGCCAAGCTGCCCTTGCCGCCGGGCTGCCTGCCGACACTCTGGAATGCCGACGAGCGTTTTCGCTCGACTTATCTCGAGGAGTTTCCGGAATACTATAAGACAGCGGATGCCGGTTATGTCGATGACGACGGCTACCTCTTCATCATGTCGCGCACAGACGACATCATCAACTGTGCAGGCCATCGGCTGTCGACGGGAGCGATGGAAGAGGTCTGCGCAAGGCATCCGGACGTCGCGGAATGCGCTGTCGTCGGTATTGCAGACCCGGTCAAGGGACAGGTGCCGTGCGGCTTCCTCGTGCTCAAGAAGAACGTGACAAGGGAGAAGGCGACGATCGAAGCTGAAGTCGTCAAACTGATTCGCGACCAGATCGGTCCGGTGGCCGCATTCAAGACGGCGATCGCCGTCGAACGGTTGCCGAAGACCCGCTCCGGCAAGATCCTGCGCGGCACAATGCAGAAGATCGCGGACGGCGAACCATGGAAAATGCCTGCGACGATCGATGATCCGGCAATTCTGCATGAAATCGCGGATGCCCTGCGCAGCAAGGGTTTTGGCTCGCTTCCAATGTAG
- a CDS encoding YggS family pyridoxal phosphate-dependent enzyme produces MELQERLNDVRSRIAAAERQSGRPAGSAQLVAVSKTFDAEAIRPAIAAGQRIFGENRVQESQGKWPELKAETAGIELHLIGPLQSNKTADAVALFDVIETVDREKIARAIAGEMKRQGKSLRLYVQVNTGLEPQKAGIAPADTPAFVDFCRNELGLSIEGLMCIPPAEENPGPHFALLAKIAGRCGVEKLSMGMSGDYETAVALGATSVRVGSAIFGAR; encoded by the coding sequence ATGGAACTTCAAGAGCGGTTGAACGATGTTCGCTCGCGCATTGCGGCAGCGGAGCGTCAGTCCGGGCGTCCTGCCGGATCGGCTCAACTCGTTGCCGTGTCAAAGACCTTCGATGCGGAAGCCATTCGTCCCGCGATTGCGGCTGGTCAGCGCATTTTTGGCGAGAACCGCGTCCAGGAAAGCCAAGGCAAATGGCCCGAACTCAAGGCTGAAACCGCCGGCATCGAGTTGCATCTCATCGGGCCGCTGCAATCGAACAAGACGGCGGATGCCGTTGCCCTCTTTGATGTCATAGAGACTGTCGATCGTGAAAAGATTGCCCGCGCGATCGCGGGGGAAATGAAACGGCAAGGGAAGAGCCTTCGACTTTACGTCCAGGTCAACACGGGGCTGGAGCCGCAAAAGGCCGGTATTGCTCCCGCCGATACACCCGCGTTTGTCGATTTCTGCCGGAATGAGCTCGGTCTTTCGATCGAAGGCCTGATGTGCATTCCGCCAGCCGAGGAAAATCCCGGTCCGCATTTTGCGCTGCTGGCTAAGATCGCAGGAAGATGCGGGGTGGAAAAACTCTCCATGGGTATGTCCGGGGATTACGAAACGGCCGTGGCCCTCGGTGCGACGAGCGTGCGCGTCGGATCTGCTATTTTCGGCGCGCGTTAG